The genome window TCATCCCGGGGGCTAAGTGTGAGTGCGGGTGAAGTGGGCCTCAGGTGGGTCCGGTAGATCCCGCTTCCTGGTCTGTGGCCTCTGAGGGAGAAGCGCCTCGAGGTcgtcctccttctcttctcaggCTGCTAGGCCACCATCGACTTTGTGGTCGTGAGGGGGCCTGgacagggaggaaggtgggccacGGAGGGAAGGCAGTCAGGGACTCAGGTGAAGATGGGGTGAGTGCTGTTTGGGGGATGGAAGTCCCGAGGTGCCCAGAACCCCTGACAACAGAGGGCAGATCCCTGAACGGGGTGCCCGGTGGGGGTGAGGCAGTCGGTAAAGAAGGAACCTGCCACCTGGGAAGGCTACGGCCTGGTGAGCGCCCCCCAGCGGTGTGGAGTGTGGAGCGCCCGAGTGAGAAGCACTGCAAGGTCTCACGTCCGCCATGGAAGGTCTGGGAAAAGTGGGAAGGAGTGGGCGAGGCAGTGCGGTGCAACCAAACTTGATGTGAGAGGGGGTGAATGGCTCTAGGAAGCGGGAGTGTGCCCAAAGCAGCCATCAAGGGAATTGTGATTCACTAGTGTTTTCGTGGGGAGTCCGCTTGTGAAACTAAACCTCATCAGAAATGACCTCTATCTGCGGGGCACAGTGGCGCTCGCCTATAGTCCGAATTACTCGGGACacggaggcgggaggatcccttgagcaggaggtcgaggctgcagtgagctgtgatctcgccgctgcactccagcctgagcaccacAGCGAGACCCCGCGTCcgaaagaaatttagaaaaaaaagtcctttGCCTCTTGCCACATGCCTTAAGATGCCTGCTCTGCCAGCTTGGCCAGCATAAATGGCTTTGTAGGCACTTAGAAAACATACACACGTATGCTTAACTCTGGGACTTATTTTGagagtattttcaaaattaaaacgaCAAGTCAACATTGATCCATGGAAGTGATCGAATATAGCAGCCCTCTGGAGCGCATGTTCCCAATCACGGTTGTCTGTTTTCAGTGTGAAATATGAGTTGGCGAGGAAGATCAACCTATCGGCGTAGACCAAGACGCTATGTAGAGCCTCCTGAAATGATTGGGCCTATGCTGGTGAGCGCTTAAACATTAATTCGATGTTTTTCTATTAGCAGAAATGAATTTTTGTGATAGTGTTGTTGCATTAGTATGGAAATGCTGAGAAACGTCTTTCCTGCTGATAAAACATGATTATGGCGTCTCATGAAGGAAACATTGATTCtggaggatttttttgtttttcctctcgtGTTCTTCAGCTTTTGCCCATGACTTCTTTCTCATGCTTTGTTTGTTAATGACAGATCGTACACATGTATTCCAACACAGAGTATAATAGCTTCCAAAGTCCTTGTGTGTCACTTTTCTCACAGTAACCTCCCTGTGGGTAGAGTAACCTTCTTGGCCATAGAGAATAGAGTTGGAGAAATGTCTTTAGGCTTAGTTATGATCAGAAACAGCTATGtattctgtgtatatatgtaaaattttgtatgaatagcaaaacttttttttttctttatttgcacaCCCACACATATTCCCCAGCCCGAGCAGTTCAGTGATGAAGAAGTGGAACCACCAAAACCTGAAGAGGGGGAACCAGCAACTCAAAGTCAGGATCCTGCGCCTGCTCtggagggagaggatgagggaGCATCTGCAGGTCAAGGTgatggaaagggaagaagaatgcccgctggtgtgtgtgtctgtgtgtgtgcatgtgcgtgtgtgcatgtgtgtgtgtgttatgcatTGTCACATAGGaggaacagaggaaagaaattAATGGAAAGAATGCCTGAAATTGACTGGAAAAGCAGGAGGCTATGTAGTTTGCAGCTTAGCTTAGGCAAATCCCTCACTATGATAAAATTTCTCGACTTTATGAATGAGAGAATAGAGGTGCTGGGATTGTGTTTTGTCCGAGAACCCTTGACTGGTGAATACACAATTTGTACTTTTTTCCAAGGTTTGTGTCTTCCTATCATCTGTGTTGCTATACAGAAGGAAATGATTTTGCTGAAAATGCTTAAAACTCAAATGCTTTCCTGTAAGGTAGCTTAGTACTGGCCCAAGAAGAGACCCAGCTCAGAGGAGCAGGAGCAGCTCCAAAAACCGAGTCACTGAATGTTGGCCACCGTTGCCTtcgatttatatttttatatggtatGTTCGATAAAAGCTGGGTACACAAGGGTACTGCCATACAGGTAGCTGGTTTAATGATTTTCTAAGTGGCTTGTAGGAGGTGATTAAATCCTTTTATGgttagaaaagcaaaaaaggaattatcctgagaTTAACATGAGATGGAAATAATTTCTCCgagataaaatgttttgaaaggaaaCATTTATGTAACTGAGGTCGTGGATTATTCCAGGGATTCACTGTTAAAAGTTTCTACAATATGACTGACAACAATGCCCATTAATTGCTGTCCACCCACTCCCTTATTCTCAGTGCGGGACAGTATATTTTGTGTGATTCACAAACAGTGTTATATGTGGTGCTTTGTTCTTCATGGGGTTCATGTATGGATTATAACATTTAAGACCTTCGGACCTAAATATAACTTTGTTTGAACAAAGTTAAGTTTCTCTGTACCCCAGTAGGTAATGGGTGtcatgactgtaattttccatagTCCTCAAATCCATTCAGCTAATCAATCCTTCAGAAATTGACATTGTAATTGTAACTGAAATCCTGTCCATGTTGTAGACTTCAGATTTCTTAGGTGATGCACACTGCTCTTGGTAGTCTACGGCTGAATATAAGCGTTATGCATGTCCTGTGGTTTATCCTCAGATTGTCATTTAGGAG of Macaca fascicularis isolate 582-1 chromosome X, T2T-MFA8v1.1 contains these proteins:
- the LOC135969050 gene encoding G antigen 10-like, with product MSWRGRSTYRRRPRRYVEPPEMIGPMLPEQFSDEEVEPPKPEEGEPATQSQDPAPALEGEDEGASAGQGPEPEAEGQEEVHPTPDYERDDGPDVQEMSLPNPEEVKRPE